The Mycobacterium riyadhense sequence GGCGCGGCCGCACTGTGGGATCCGCCGAATCACTGGCGGGAGACACGCCTTGGGGAGTTGGCGATGACGCCGACGCTGCTGTGGGTGTTCGGCTCGCGGATGACGCTTGGACGTGCCGTACAGGAAGTGATGCGGCGTGCGCACCCCGAAGAACCACACTGGTATCTGGCCACCATCGGTAGCGACCCGACCGTCCGCGGCCAAGGCTTTGGACAGGTGCTGCTGCGGTCACGACTAGAGCGCTGCGATGCCGAGCACTGTCCGGCGTATCTGGAGTCGAGCAAGCCTGAAAACGTGCCCTACTACGAGCGTTTCGGTTTCACCGTCACGGGTGAGATCGTGCTGCCCGACGGCGGCCCCCCGATGTGGCCGATGTGGCGGGAACCGCGGTAACGAGCCTCGCCGCGGTTTAGTGGCAGCATCCTCGGGCACCCAATGCAGATGCAAGGCGGCCCCGATAACTCCCTGAAACCGAGTGAGTCCACCAATTCCGATGAGCTTCGCAACGACGACGGCGACACCGTCGTCGACCCACCCGAGGACTGGAGCGAAGCCGACCGGCACGGAATGACGGCGAGCGAAGAGCGAGAGGGCGAATCCCTCGACGACAGACTTGCCGCCGAGGAACCGGACTTTAACGAGGGCGCGGCACGCGACGAGGGGGACCAGGGGGGCCCCGGCCGCGCGCATCGAGGACAGGTCGGCGGCGCCCCAGAGGACGGCGAATCGCTGTACGAGGTGGTCGATGATGAGTAATCCGAAGCGGCGGTGCTAGCGGCGCGCCGCTTAGCGATCAAGCGGGGTTGTCGAGGCGAAAGCCTTCGGGAATCCCGCTACGCGAACCGTCATCGACGTCGTCGATCTCGGCGTTCGAGCCGAATGCGTTCGCGGCGCGCAACGCTGCCAACACTTGCGCTTCGCCACGCAGACCTTCGCGAACGACTCGAATAATCTTTGTCAACATCGGAATTCGCTCCAGTCAACATTCCGGCAACAGCGTCGTCCAGATGGACAACGGCCGCCGAGCGAACCCCTTTCCTGTATGAGAATGGCCGAAGCGAACCGGCTCGCCGCATCCTGCATGTTCACTCCAATCGCCAGCGGCTATCGATATTCGGGTACCCGCGATGGAACGCCGGAAACCACTCGCTGACCCACAAGCGTTTGGCTGCCTAGGAATCGGGCGAAACGCAACGGAATGTTTCAGCCCCGCGGCCTCTTTGCGGCAGCAAGGCCCGTGCGCGTATCCGCCGAACGGAGCCCGGCTACGGCGGCCGCCCGCTCGTGGTCGACAAGGTTCAGTTATCGCGTGATCATGGATTGCTTTTCCAGCCGGCGACACCGATGGCGATCATTCGAAGCTGCTTGACGGCAATACGCCGGATCTCTTCCAGCGCCTCGGCGCTCTGCGCGTCCTCGATGGCCTCGGCAATGACGATCATGGCGTTGACGAACAAAGTCGCCAGCACGTTGAGATCTTCGGTGCTCCAAGCGTTCAGTCCTGGGAAGCGCGCCAGATCGGTGGCCAGCTCGGAGGTGATCAACCGGATCTCGGTGCGGATGGCATAGCGCAACACGGTGAGTCCGCTGGACCGCTCGCGGCCGATCAGGCGCCAATGCTCGCGTCGTTCGGCGACGCTGGCGATCAGGATCTCGACGGACGACTCGATCACCCGATTCGGGTCGAGTTTCCCAGCGCGCGCGCCACGCAGCGTATCGCGCAGGGTGCGGAAAGACTCGTCGATCAGGACCAGGCCGAGGGCCTCCATTGACTCGAAGTGACGGTAGAAGGCCGCGGGCACGATTCCGGCCTCCCGAGTCACCTCGCGCAGGCTCAGGCCGCTGAAGCTGCGGTCGTTGAGCAGCTTCAGCGCGGCGGCGATGATCGCGCGCCGGGTGGCTTCTTTGCGCTCCTCCCGCGAGGGGCTGCCGCGGGTATGGTCGCGCCCTGATCGGTGCGGACGTGAGCTAGGAGTACGGTCGTTCACCGTGTGAACCCTACCACAGAGCTGGTGAAACTCCTTGACGACCTGGGATGTCGCGCAGCACTGTGTACATATGTTCACTCAAAGTTTGAAGCAGCGCGTCCTGGGTTCCAACCTGGTCGACTTGCTTACCGGGCCCCACGGCGTGGATCGCTATACCGAGCTGGTGGTGCCCACCTGGACGCTGGGTGAGGGCCGGGCCAGGGTCGTCGACGCGCGACGAACCACTCCGCGCAGCGTCACCCTCACCCTGGCTCCCAACGACGCATTCACCGCCGCCCACAGCGTCAAGGCCGGGCAGTACGTCAACCTGACGGTCGAGATCGACGGTCGTCGGCACACTCGGTGCTACTCACCGGCCAACACCGAAGGCAGCACCCACATTGAGCTGACGATCGGTCACCACGAAGACGGGCTGGTCTCGAACTACCTGTATGAGCGGGCCCGTCGTGGCATGGTGGTCGGCCTGGGCGGGGTCGGCGGCGACTTCGTGTTGCCCTCGCAGCGGCCGCGTCGGATCCTGTTCGTCTCCGGCGGCAGCGGGATCACGCCCGTCATGGCGATGCTGCGCACCCTGCTTGCCGAGCGCCATACCGGTGAGATTGCGTTCGTGCACTATGCGCGCTCTGCCGCCGAGGCGTGCTACCGCGACGAGCTGGCCTCGATGCGCAGCGTGCGGGTGCTGCACGGCTACACCCGATCCGATGACGGTGACCTTGTCGGCCGCTTCGGTGCCGAACACCTGGCCGCGGCCATGCCGGCGCCGGATGCGGTGTTCGTCTGCGGGCCAACAACTTTGGTCGAGGCGGTGCGGGAGCGCTGCGCCAACGTGTACACCGAGAGCTTCGTGCCCTCGGTGCTCGAGGCGCCGGCCAATCCGTCAGGCGGCCGAGTCACGTTCGCCGACAGCGGGATTGACATCGTCGACGACGGCCGCTCGCTGCTGGAGCAGGCCGAATCGGCCGGCCTGAAGCCGGAGAACGGATGCCGAATGGGCATCTGTCACACCTGCACACGGCGAAAGACCGCCGGCACCGTGCGCAACCTGATCACCGGCGCCGTATCGACCGGACCCGACGAGGACGTGCAGATCTGCGTGTCCGTCCCCGTCGGCGATGTCGATCTATCCCTCTAAACCCAAACGCGACTGTGAATCTGGCGACGGCCGCACGGCGTGTCGCGTCGCGATATTCACAGTCGCGGCGAAAGGAAAGTCATGACAAAGATCACCCTGACCCCCGAACAGGCCGACGCGTTCGGCCGCGAACTCGACGCCATCAAGGAACGCGTGATGGCCGACCTCGGCGAAGAAGATGCCGATTACATCCGCCGCGTCATCAAGGCCCAGCGGGCCTTAGAAGTCGGCGGGCGCGTGCTGCTGTTCCTGCCGCCGGCTTGGCTGTTGGGCACCGCGATGCTAGGCGTCGCGAAGATTCTGGACAACATGGAGATCGGCCACAACGTCATGCACGGCCAATACGACTGGATGCGTGACCCCGCGATCTCCGGGCGTACCTTCGAGTGGGACACCGCCTGCCCGGCCGACCAGTGGCGGCACTCGCACAACTACATGCACCACACGCACACCAACATCGTGGGGATGGACCGCGACATCGGCTACGGCATCCTGCGGATGAGCGAAGACCAGCGCTGGCAGCCGTACTACCTGGGCAACCCGGTCTACGCCTTCCTGTTGATGGTGCTGTTCCAATACGGGGTTGCGCTGCACGAGCTGGAAAGCGAGCGCATCCGCTCCGGCGAGATCAGCTTGGCCGACAAGCGCGATACATTAAAGGCCATCTGGCGCAAGACCCGCCGGCAGACGCTGAAGGATTACGTCGCCTTCCCGCTGCTGGCCGGGCCGTTCGCCCCATTCGTGTTCGCCGGCAACCTGACGGCCAACCTGATGCGCAACGTCTGGTCGTACATGATCATCTTCTGCGGCCACTTCCCCGACGGCACCCAGGAATTCACCGTCGACGAGACCAAGGACGAGTCCCGCGGCCAGTGGTACTTCCGCCAGGTCCTCGGCTCGGCGAATCTGACCGGCGGCAAGCTCTTTCACCTGTTGTCGGGCAACCTCTCGCACCAGATCGAGCACCACCTGTTCCCGGACATGCCGGCCCGCAGGTATGCCGAGATCGCCCCCGAGGTGGAACAGATCTGCGAACGCTACGGCATCCCGTACAACAAAGGGCCGCTGTTGCGGCAGTTCGGCACCGTCGTCCGCAAGATCGTCAAGCTGACCCTTCCGGAGTCGCGTTCACTGCCGCGACGCGCTAGTGCACGTTCGTCGGCGCTTCCGATACCTTCACGAGTTTCACCTCGGGCCGCGTCGGCACTCGGTCGGTGAGAAACCATCGGAACGCGAGGTTGCCACGTGGATAGCCCAGCGCCGTAAGCGAATTGGGGTGGGCCGTCGTCCCGCGCGACAGGACGACCGTCACGGAGCCGTCACTGTTGAGCACCGCGCTATGGCCATTGACGGAACACCGGGCATCGGGTCCCTCCACGGCGCCGTAGGTGGCCATGAACTGATTCCAAACCACCAGATTCCAGAACCTGCACGACGGCGGTCGGTGCGTGATGACCAGCGCTTCGTCGTCGTCCAGCACGAAGCTGCCGTAGGAGTAGCAGGCGTCGCGTGCCGACCAGCCGAAGTTGGCGTCGGGCACTTGGTAGGGAACGGCGAATTGGTTTGCGGCGTGCACGGTTTCGTGCCCTAGCGTGTGCTTGTTGTCGACCCGGGTTCCGACGGCCAGCGGCAATATGGCGAACATGGTGCGCATCCAGGCGGCGGTCGCCCGCAGACGTGCCGCGGTCTCCGCGTCGCCGTGTCGTATCGGCTCCGGTTCGTCGAGCGCCTCGATGTGCCAGGTAACCGGGCGGCCGGTCAGGGGATCGGCTTGGTAGTCACGGGTCATCAGCACGGCCGCGTCGGGTGTGGCAGGGAATTCGAAGCTGAAGTTGCCGTCGGCGTCGACGTCAAGATCGGTGTCGCGGACGATTGAAACGATCCGGTCCGACCATGCGCCGGGCGATGGTTCGTTGTAGGCAGTCACCGAGAAATACACGCTGTCGCCTTTATTGCCACTGATGCGGTAACGGCGCTGGGGATCGACCGAACAGATGAAGTAATAGGCGTCGGTGTTGTCACCGCCCCACCGGCGGTCGCGACGAAACGGCGTGTTGACCGCCACGAACTGTGGCCGACCCGGTTCGGCGAACAGGTACGTGTCGAAGGCCACGCCCAGGGTGGTGGCCAGCATCCGGTAGCCGTCGGCAATGTGCCGGTCGTCGGTCACCGCGCGATCGCCTTCGGTGAACGAGCGGTCAAGGGCACCAAGGGTTTCCAGCAGCTCCTGCCAAGCGGCAGTCGATTCGTGCGTCATGCGCCAATTCCTTTCAGGAGCAATGTGGTTGTGCGATCGACCCAGGCGTCATCGAGTTCGGTGGCGCGGGTGAGCAGGGCAATTAAGGTGAGTCCGGCAATCCCTTCGGCCAGTTCGGTGGCGGTCACGTCGGATCGGACCGCACCCGATGCCGCGGCCTGCTGCAGCCACTCGGCGAGGCCACCGGCAAAGATGCCTGCGAACCGCTGCAAGAGCGCCGAATGCAGGGTCGGATCTGCCGCCATCTCGCCGACCAGCCCGGGCAGGGCCGTCCTGGCGGCCGGGGTGGTCAGGAAGGCCATTGTGCGGCGGACCATCTCGCGCAGGTCCTCGCGCAGCGATCCGGTGGCGGGGATCTCGGTTGCGGCTCCGATCGGGAACACCGCCTCGTGCACGACGTGCGCTTTGCTGGGCCAGCGCCGGTAAATCGCGGGCTTGCTGGTCCCGGCTCGCTCGGCAATGGCCGCGACCGAAAGGCCCGGATAACCGGTTTCGGCGAGCAGCTCAACCGTCGCGCGAAGCACCGCACCGTCGATCCGTGGGTCACGAGGTCTGCCAAATTCGACTACCATTACGTAACTCAACGTAACATAAGTCACCGTGACCCAAGTCCGCCTGGACGACCTCGCTCAGCCCCGATTCAGCGCCGAGGCCCGGCAGATCCTCGACATGATGGCCGCGCTGGCTCCCGAGTGCCCGTTGGATGCCGCGGCGTTGCATGCCAGGGCCAGCGCCGACACCGGCCTGCACGATTTCGGTCCGGCAGACTACCGAGAGCGACTCGAGGTCTACCTCGCCGCCCTACGTGACATCGACGGGTTACACGACGCCGGCGCGGTCAACTTCTTTGCGCAACTGTTGCAGTTGCTCAAGAACCGGCTGCTGTTGACCGAACTGCTGCGCCGCCATCCCGAGATCGACGACATCGAACTGCGCTCGCCGGTGGTGATCGCCGGGCTACCCCGCACCGGCACCACCCATCTGCACAATTTGCTGGCGGCGGCGCCCACCTTCCGCACCATGCCGTACTGGGAAAGCATCGAGCCGTTTCCGTTGCCGTCTGAAGCCGGCCGGAGCGCGGTTGAGCCGGATCCGCGGCGGACGCGGACGGACGTCGCGGTTGGCGTGATCGACACCGTGATGCCGCACTTTCGGCTTATGCACGAGATGACCGCCGATCATGTCCACGAAGAGATCCAGCTGCTGGCCAACGATTTCTCCACAATGCTGCTGGAGACGCTCGCCGACGTGCCGCGCTGGCGCGACTACTACCAAGCCCACGACCAGACGCCCCACTATGAGTACCTGGCCAGGCAACTCAAAGCGATGCAGTTCCTGCGCGGGGGGCGGCGCTGGCTGCTCAAGTCGCCCCAGCACCTCGAGCAGGTACCGGTGCTCGACCGTGTTTTCCCCGACAGCATCGTCGTGTTCACGCACCGGGACCCGGTGCCAGTGGCGCTGTCGATGATCGCGATGATCACCTACTCTGCCCGCATGCACCGCGCACCGGTGCCGGTAGAACGGATCGCCGACTATTGGATCGACCGTCTTGAACGGATGCTCACCACACTCGTCCGCGACCGGGACACCATCGGCTCGGACCGCTCGATCGATGTCCGTTTCGACGACTTCATGGCCAACGAATGTGGTGTTGCCGAGCAGGTGTACGCCCTGGCGGGTGAACCGTTCACCGAAGACGCACGCACGGCGACCGCCGGCTATCTGTCGGGTCACCGGCGCGGCCGACTGGGAAGCGTCGAAACGTCGTGTGCGATGTTCGGGCTCAACGAGGACGACCTGCGTGCCCGGTTCGCGCCTTATGTCGAGCGGTTCTTGGCATAGTCTTCCCAGCATGACCGCTTTGCCCGCGTTAGAAGGCGTCGAGCACAGCTACATCGACGTAGGGGAAGGTGTCACGATCCACGTGGCAGACGCCGGCCCGCCCGATGGTCCCGCGGTGATGCTGGTCCACGGGTTCCCGCAGAACTGGTGGGAGTGGCACGAACTGATCGGTCCGCTGGCCGCCGACGGTTACCGGGTGTTGTGTCCCGACCTGCGCGGCGCGGGTTGGAGTTCGGCGCCCCGCTCGCGTTACCTGAAAAGCGAGATGGCCGAAGATCTGGCCGCGGTTCTGGATCGCTTGGGCGTCGCGACGGTCAAGCTGGTGGCCCATGACTGGGGTGGACCGGTGGCATTCATCATGATGTTGCGTCATCCGGAAAAGGTGACCGGTTTCTTTGGCGTGAACACCGTGGCGCCCTGGGTGAAACGTGACCTCTCGGCGATCCGCAATCTCTGGCGGTTCTGGTACCAGATTCCGATGTCGCTGCCGGTAATCGGTCCGCGGGTGATCAGTGATCCCAAGGCCCGCTACTTCCGAATGCTGGCGTCGTGGGTCGGTGGTGGGTTCTCGGTGCCCGACGACGATGTGCGCATGTACGTCGAATGCCTGCGCCAGCCGGGCCACGCGGAGGCCGGTTCGCGGTGGTATCGCAGCTTTCAGACCACGGAAATGTTGCGCTGGGTGCGCGGCGAGTTTGACGACGCGCGCGTCGAGGTGCCGGTCCGTTGGCTGACCGGCACCAAGGACCCGGTGATCACGCCCGATCTGACCGACGGGTATGCCGACCGCATAAGCGATTTCGAGGTCGAACTGGTCGACGGCGTTGGCCACTGGATCGTCGAGCAGCGACCCGATCTGGTGTTGGATCGGGTACGCGCGTTCCTGCGCATCGAAACCTAGGCACGCTCAGGGCTGGACCCTGGCTTCGGGATCGGCACGTCGTCCGGCACAACATCTTTGGGGCTCGCATAGCAGCGAGCAGTGCGCATCGCGGGCGCCATCGGGACTACTCGACGCCGATCGTCACTTCTGTCGATTTGATGAACACCGTCGCGGGCTGACCGACCGCAAGGCCCAAGCCGACCGCGGCATCTTTGGTGATCGAGGACGTGACCACCTGATCCCCGCCGTCGAGCCGAACCTTGACGATTGCCATCACGCTGCCGAGATCGACCTCAGTGATGATGCCCTTGAGCTGGTTGCGGGTCGAAAGGCGCATAGCAAGGTCCTCCATTGCTCGACGGTTTGGCATTCGAAGCCTAGTAACGCGGGCCGAGCAACGCGATCGACGCGTCCACTGCCGGTTCGACGATGTCGCGCACCGGTCTGCCGTCCTCTACGGCCAGTGCGACTAGCTCGCGTAAACCGCCCACCAGGATCATCGCCAGCGGCGCGGTCAGGGGCGGCAGATTGGCGCGCCGAAAACCCGGGCTGCCGCTCAGGTCGATCAAAAGGCTCGTCAGCAGCTCCAGCCCTTGACGCTGGACGGGGCGCGCGACGTCGCCTATGGACGGAAGCTCGCGAATCCAGCTCAGCGTGATGGCCGGCCGCGACTCGATATTGCCGACGTAGCCCTCCACGGCCTGACGAATCTGGTCGTGCCAATCAGCCTCGGGATCAACCGCCTTCCGGATGTCTTCGGCCATGACCTCGATCTCGACTTGTAGCAGTTCCAGAAAGCACTGCTGCTTGCTGGCGAATTGGTCGTAGAACGTGCGCTTTGACGTGCGCGCGTGGCGGACGATGTCGGCGACCGTGGTGGCGCGGTAGCCGCGTTCACGGATGGAGGCGGTGAGCCCGTCGAGCAGCCGACGCCGAAACGGATCAGGCTCAACCTGAATCGCGTCTCCAGCCAATGCCGTCACGACTGTGCCCCTTTCGGCGAAACGCTTGTCAGGCTTGGTACCACAGAGTACCGTACCGGGAAAGGCCAGCGGTACGCTGCGGTACCAGACCGGACGTTGGGAGTCATACCTCCATGAGCCAAGCAGTCACCGACACGCCAGCGCCGCCGGCGGTCAAGTTGCCTCCCGCGACCCGAATCCCGAAGCTGCTCCAAGGCTTGGTCTTTGCGATGTCACGGCGGGGCATGATGCAACGGGTGGCTCGCCGCTACGGCAATGTCTTCACGTTGAACATCCCAATCTACGGACGGGTAGTGGTGGTCGGTGAACCACAGCTGGCCAAGCAGATTTTCACAACCAGTCCCGACGATCTCGGCAACATCCAACCCAACCTGAGTCGGCTGTTCGGATCGGGCTCCGTCTTCGCCCTGGACGGCGACGATCACCGCCGGCGGAGACGGCTGTTGGCGCCGCCGTTCCACGGCAAGAGCATGAAGAACTACGAGGCCCTCATCGAAGAAGAAACTCTGCGAGAAACCGCCAATTGGCCGGAGGGCCAACCTTTCCCGACGTTGCCGTCGATGAACCACATCACCCTCAACGCCATCCTGCGCGCGATCTTCGGAGCCGACGGCGCCGAACTCGACGAGCTGCGCCGGCTCATCCCGCCGTGGGTCACCCTAGGTTCGCGACTGGCAGCAATGCCGAAACCCCGACGAAACTATGGCCGTTTCGGCCCGTGGGGCCGGCTTGCCGAGTATCGACGCCAGTATGACCTCGTCATCGACAAGCTGATCGACTACGAAAAGTCAGACCCGAACTTCGCCGATCGGACCGACGTGCTCGCGCTGATGCTGCGTAGCACCTACGACGATGGTTCAGTCATGTCCCGCAAGGACATTGGTGACGAGCTACTCACGCTGCTGGCCGCCGGACACGAAACTACCGCGTCCACGCTGGCGTGGGCCTTTGAGCGGTTGACGCGGCACCCCGATGTGCTGGCCGCCTTGGTCGACGAGGCTGATAACGGCGGAGGCGAGCTACGCCAGGCGGCGATCCTGGAGGTCCAGCGGTCCCGCACCGTCATCGATTTTGCGGCTCGGCGCGTGTACCCAGAGGTTTATCAACTCGGTGAGTGGGTCATTCCCCGCGGAGATTCGATCATCGTCAATATCGCGTGGATACACGAAAGGCCCGAGGTGTTCCCGAACCCGGAGCGCTTCGACCCACAGCGGTATATCGGAGGAGGCAAGCCGTCCGCCTTCGCGTGGATCCCCTTCGGCGGCGGCACCCGCCGTTGTGTTGGGGCCGCGTTCGCCAACATGGAAATGGATGTGGTGCTACGAACGGTGTTGCGCCACTTTACTATCGAGACCACTACCGCTCCGGACGAGCAACGGCACTGCCGGGGTGTTGCCTTCACCCCGAAGCACGGCGGTCGGATTGTGGTGAGCCGACGTTGAGCCTGCGGTAATGGCGTCGAACCTGCGCTCAGCGCGGGAGTTGGGGCGAAAAAACCTCGCTCTGAATGCAGGCTCGGTTGCTAATTGCTAATTGCTGGCCCCAGCCCGTCGCGGCAGCTTCCAGCCGGGACGGATGAAGTGGCAGGTATACCCGTTGGGGTAGCGCTGCAAATAGTCCTGGTGTTCGGGCTCGGCCTCCCAGAAATCCCCCGCCGGACTGACTTCCGTCACGACCTTGCCGGGCCACAAGCCTGAGTCCTCGACATCGGCGATGGTATCCAGGGCAATCCGCTTCTGTTCGTCGTCGACGTAGAAGATCGCTGAGCGGTAGCTGGTCCCTCTGTCGTTGCCTTGGCGGTCCTTCGTTGTCGGGTCGTGGATCTGGAAGAAGAATTCCAGCAGCGCGCGGTAGTCGGTGACGGTGGGGTCGTAGAGAATCTCCACCGCCTCGGCGTGGGTGCCGTGATTGCGGTATGTCGCATGGGGGACATCGCCGCCGCTATAGCCGACGCGGGTCGAGACCACACCGGGCTGCCGGCGAATCAGTTCCTGCATTCCCCAGAAGCAGCCGCCGGCCAGAATCGCCCTTTGGTAGTCAGCCATGGGCCCAGGCTACACTCCGCCCGTGAGGTGTAACGGCGCGTGAGCGGCCCGCAATTCTCGCGAAGCGAACTGTCCGCGGCGTTCCAAAGGTTCGAGGACACCGTGGCCCGGGCCGCCGATACCCGCGACTGGGACGCCTGGGTTGAGCACTACACCCCCGATGTCGAGTACGTCGAGCATGCGGCGGGCACCATGCGCGGCCGCGAGCAGGTGCGCGACTGGATTCGGCGAACGATGACGACCTTCCCGGGCAGTCACATGGTGGCGTTTCCGTCACTGTGGTCGGTCATCGACGAACCCACCGGGCGGATCATCATGGAACTGGACAACCCGATGCGCGACCCCGGCGACGGCAGCGTGATCAGCGCGACCAACATCTCGATCATCACCTATGCGGGCGAGGGCCAATGGTGTCGCCAGGAAGACATCTACAACCCGCTGCGCTTCGTGAAGGCGGGCATGAAGTGGTGTCGCACGGCGCAGGCGCTGGGCACCCTTGACGACGACGCGGCGCGTTGGCTGCAGCAGCACGGAGGAACTCAATGAGCGCACCCAAGCTGGTGATCGGCGCCAACGGCTTCCTGGGCTCCCATGTGACGCGCCAGCTCGTTGAGGCCGGCCAAGACGTGCGGGTGATGGTTCGGCCCACCGCCAACACGCGCGCCATCGACGACCTGACCCGATGCTCGCGCTTTCAAGGCGACGTGTTCGACACCGCCACCGTCCGCGAGGCAATGGACGGTTGCGATGACGTGTACTACTGCGTGGTCGACACCCGCGCCTGGTTGCGTGACCCGGCACCACTGTTTCGCACCAACGTGGACGGTCTGCGCAATGTCCTCGACATTGCCAAGCACGCCAACCTACACAGATTCGTATTCACCAGCACCTACGCGACGGTGGGCCGCCGGCGTGGGCACGTGGCCACCGAGGAAGACGTGGTCGACGTCCGCACGGTGACTCCCTACGTCCAATCCCGGGTTCAGGCTGAGGATCTGGTGCTGCGCTACGTCGCGGACCACGGTCTGCCCGCCGTCGCAATGTGCGTCTCTACCACCTACGGCAGCGGCGACTGGGGGCGCACCCCACACGGCGCCTTTATCGCCGGCGCGGTCTTCGGCAAGCTCCCATTTCAGATGAACGGAATCCAACTGGAAGTCGTCGGTGTCGACGATGCCGCCCGGGCCATGATCCTGGCCGCCGAACGGGGACGTAACGGCGAGAAGTACCTCATCTCCGAACGCATGATGCCGTTGAAAGACGTCGTGCGGATTGCGGCCGACGAGGCCGGTATACCACCGCCGCGACGGTCGATCTCGGTACCCGTGCTGTACGCCCTGGGCGCGCTGGGTAGCCTGCGGGCGCGGCTAGCCGGAAAGGACGCCGAACTCAGCCTCCAGTCGGTGCGAATGATGCGCTCCGAGGCCGACATCGACCACAGCAAGGCCGTCCGCGAATTGGGCTGGCAGCCACGCCCGGTAGCGGAATCGATCCGCGAGGCCGCCCGATTCTGGATGGCGATGCGCAAGACCGGCAGAACTAGCATCGTCAGCCGATCCGAATAAGCTCGCGGGAGTGGAACGCGTTCATGTCGACCTCACCGGACCGCCCCAGACCATGCTCGCGACGCTGTACGCCAAGGCGGTCGACGCCGACGCTCCCCGATCGATTCTGCGGGATGCGTACGCGAAGGCCGCCGTGGCGCGCATCGATTACGACTGGGCCGCAACGACTATCACGCCGCGGCGGGCGCCTTCGGTGGCGATCCGCACCGCGCACTTCGACAACTGGACGCGCCAATTCCTGGCAGTACACCACGCAGCGGTGGTGTTGCACGTGGGCTGTGGTTTGGATGCCCGGGTGTATCGGCTCGATCCGCCCACGAGTGTGCGGTGGTACGACATCGACTATCCGGACGTCATCAGGTTGCGTGAGCAGGTATACCCCGGTCGCGACGACTACTGGATGGTTCCGGCATCGGTGACTGACCCGCACTGGTTGGCCGAGATTCCGGCCGACCGTCCCACATTGTTCATCGGGGAGGGCCTGACGATGTATCTGACGAAGGACGACGGGCTGGCGTTGCTTCGTCGTGTGGTGGATCGGTTCGGCTGGGGCGAGCTGCAATTCGACGCGTTCAGCACGTTGGGAATCCGGACGCAGGTGATCAATTCGGTGGTCCGCCGCTCCGGATCGAGGTTGCACTGGGGAATCGACGGTCCCGACGACATCCTCGACGAGGTGCCAGGGGTGCGTCTCCTGGCCTGGCAGTCGGTGTTCGATAGCGACACGTTTGCCCTCGTGTCGCCGTCGCTGCGGTGGCTGGGCCGGGTGATGGCGGCGGTCCCGGCATTGCGGACCATGGCGCAGTACCACCGTTATGCGTTCGGCCGGGAATGTTGACTGCCAACGGGCGTTGCACCAAGACATGAGCCACCGCAAAGTCTTAGAACC is a genomic window containing:
- a CDS encoding alpha/beta fold hydrolase; this encodes MTALPALEGVEHSYIDVGEGVTIHVADAGPPDGPAVMLVHGFPQNWWEWHELIGPLAADGYRVLCPDLRGAGWSSAPRSRYLKSEMAEDLAAVLDRLGVATVKLVAHDWGGPVAFIMMLRHPEKVTGFFGVNTVAPWVKRDLSAIRNLWRFWYQIPMSLPVIGPRVISDPKARYFRMLASWVGGGFSVPDDDVRMYVECLRQPGHAEAGSRWYRSFQTTEMLRWVRGEFDDARVEVPVRWLTGTKDPVITPDLTDGYADRISDFEVELVDGVGHWIVEQRPDLVLDRVRAFLRIET
- a CDS encoding TOBE domain-containing protein, with translation MRLSTRNQLKGIITEVDLGSVMAIVKVRLDGGDQVVTSSITKDAAVGLGLAVGQPATVFIKSTEVTIGVE
- a CDS encoding TetR/AcrR family transcriptional regulator — encoded protein: MTALAGDAIQVEPDPFRRRLLDGLTASIRERGYRATTVADIVRHARTSKRTFYDQFASKQQCFLELLQVEIEVMAEDIRKAVDPEADWHDQIRQAVEGYVGNIESRPAITLSWIRELPSIGDVARPVQRQGLELLTSLLIDLSGSPGFRRANLPPLTAPLAMILVGGLRELVALAVEDGRPVRDIVEPAVDASIALLGPRY
- a CDS encoding cytochrome P450 encodes the protein MSQAVTDTPAPPAVKLPPATRIPKLLQGLVFAMSRRGMMQRVARRYGNVFTLNIPIYGRVVVVGEPQLAKQIFTTSPDDLGNIQPNLSRLFGSGSVFALDGDDHRRRRRLLAPPFHGKSMKNYEALIEEETLRETANWPEGQPFPTLPSMNHITLNAILRAIFGADGAELDELRRLIPPWVTLGSRLAAMPKPRRNYGRFGPWGRLAEYRRQYDLVIDKLIDYEKSDPNFADRTDVLALMLRSTYDDGSVMSRKDIGDELLTLLAAGHETTASTLAWAFERLTRHPDVLAALVDEADNGGGELRQAAILEVQRSRTVIDFAARRVYPEVYQLGEWVIPRGDSIIVNIAWIHERPEVFPNPERFDPQRYIGGGKPSAFAWIPFGGGTRRCVGAAFANMEMDVVLRTVLRHFTIETTTAPDEQRHCRGVAFTPKHGGRIVVSRR
- the msrA gene encoding peptide-methionine (S)-S-oxide reductase MsrA, whose translation is MADYQRAILAGGCFWGMQELIRRQPGVVSTRVGYSGGDVPHATYRNHGTHAEAVEILYDPTVTDYRALLEFFFQIHDPTTKDRQGNDRGTSYRSAIFYVDDEQKRIALDTIADVEDSGLWPGKVVTEVSPAGDFWEAEPEHQDYLQRYPNGYTCHFIRPGWKLPRRAGASN
- a CDS encoding nuclear transport factor 2 family protein, whose amino-acid sequence is MSGPQFSRSELSAAFQRFEDTVARAADTRDWDAWVEHYTPDVEYVEHAAGTMRGREQVRDWIRRTMTTFPGSHMVAFPSLWSVIDEPTGRIIMELDNPMRDPGDGSVISATNISIITYAGEGQWCRQEDIYNPLRFVKAGMKWCRTAQALGTLDDDAARWLQQHGGTQ
- a CDS encoding NAD-dependent epimerase/dehydratase family protein, coding for MSAPKLVIGANGFLGSHVTRQLVEAGQDVRVMVRPTANTRAIDDLTRCSRFQGDVFDTATVREAMDGCDDVYYCVVDTRAWLRDPAPLFRTNVDGLRNVLDIAKHANLHRFVFTSTYATVGRRRGHVATEEDVVDVRTVTPYVQSRVQAEDLVLRYVADHGLPAVAMCVSTTYGSGDWGRTPHGAFIAGAVFGKLPFQMNGIQLEVVGVDDAARAMILAAERGRNGEKYLISERMMPLKDVVRIAADEAGIPPPRRSISVPVLYALGALGSLRARLAGKDAELSLQSVRMMRSEADIDHSKAVRELGWQPRPVAESIREAARFWMAMRKTGRTSIVSRSE
- a CDS encoding class I SAM-dependent methyltransferase — translated: MLATLYAKAVDADAPRSILRDAYAKAAVARIDYDWAATTITPRRAPSVAIRTAHFDNWTRQFLAVHHAAVVLHVGCGLDARVYRLDPPTSVRWYDIDYPDVIRLREQVYPGRDDYWMVPASVTDPHWLAEIPADRPTLFIGEGLTMYLTKDDGLALLRRVVDRFGWGELQFDAFSTLGIRTQVINSVVRRSGSRLHWGIDGPDDILDEVPGVRLLAWQSVFDSDTFALVSPSLRWLGRVMAAVPALRTMAQYHRYAFGREC